CCTAAAATTTCATTAAAACTTGTAGCTGTCTTTACGGCGTCTTGACCACTCATAGCGTCAGCTACGTAGAAAATTTCATGTGGATTTATCGCATTTTTTACATCTTTTATCTCTTGCATCAACTTTTCATCGATCGCGAGACGACCAGCAGTATCCACTAAAAGCACATCATAAAGACCGCTTTTTGCTTTTTCTAGTGCTTCTTTTGCTACTTTTATAGGGTTGTTTTCATTTTCTATATAAAAAAGATCTATCTCATTTGCAACGCAGAGCTGTCTTAGCTGCTCAACCGCTGCTAATCTTTGCAAGTCGCAGGCCACAACTAAAACTTTTTTCTTTCTTAGCTTTAGATAGTTTGCAAGCTTGATAGTTGTCGTTGTTTTACCACTACCTTGCAAGCCAGCCATCAAAACAATGGTTGGCGCAACTGGCGCATAGACAAAGCCTTGATTGCCAGGAGCTGTTAAGATAGTAGTTAAATTTGACTTGATCGCATCTAGAAAATTCTTTTGGCCAACGCCAGTTTGCTTTAGTTCGCTTTCGATAGACGCGAGTAGATCTTTGGTGACTTTGTGGTGAACATCAGCTTTTAAAAGAGCTTTTTTGAGCACGTCAAGTGCGTTTTTTAGAGCTTTTTCGTCATCTACAAAACGTATCTTACTAACGGCTAATCTAAAAGACTCGCTAATTTGTTCGAACACTAATCACCTTTCTAAGTTGTTATTAAAGGGCGTATATTACTAAATAATTTCTTTATTGCTCTTTAAATTTCAAATTTATTAGATAGCTCAAATCCAAGAGAGTTAAATTCTCTTGGGATCGGCGCTTTAAATTTATAGTCTAAAAGAGCGATAGAATAGGCATGTAAAAACATTCTATTTGCCCTATTTTTGCCGTATTTCTCATCGCCAACGATAGGTAAATTTAAACTAGCCAAATGCACTCTTATCTGGTGCGTTCTGCCTGTTTTTATGACAACTTTTACCAGTGTTTTTTTACCTGCAACCATGAGTGGTGAAATTTCACTGATCGCCTCTTTGCCATCTTTTGAGATCTTTGAGAAGGCGCCATTTTTATTTTTTATAGTTAAGATCGGCTCATTTACGACCACTTCCTCGCTCATGATGCCCCTAACTGCGGCCACGTAAATTTTCTCAACCTTCATCTTTTTAAACTCATTTATGGCAAGGCTTGCAAATTCATCATTTTTTACAAGAAGTAGCACGCCGCTTGTGTCTTTATCGAGCCTGTGAAGGAGTGGAAATTTATAAATTTGACTGATTTTTTCGCTAGTAACGGCAGCAGGCTTATTAATGGCTATTAAATTTTCATCTTCAAAGATAACACTTGGCTTTGGCATCTCTTCGACGCTAAATTTAGTATTTTCGCTCATTAGCGCACGGGCGATCATCACCTTTTGCCCCTTTGCGTAAACCAGTCCGCTGTCGATTAGCTCCTTTGCCTCGTTGTTTGAGATATTTTTTTGTTTGGCTAAAATTTTATACGCTTTTTCTTCACTCATAAAGTGCTCCTTATATCTTCTATGATCACATCAGCGCTGGCCTGCACGGCGATCTTGCTCTTTTTGGCGTTACCATCTATTATGCCGCCAATCTCACTGGCCTTTGCGATATAGATGTTTTCAACTAGGCCAAATAACGCCTTTTGGTTAAATATAAACTCGCCGCTAATTATCACTGGGTTAAATTGTGCGCACTCGATTGGATTATGCCCGCCGATATTTGGCATAAAACTGCCTCCAAGCACGACTATATCGCTAATAGCATAGACATTTACAAGCTCGCCTAAAGTATCAAGCAAATTTACTTTAGCTTCAAATTTATGACTTTGGCTAAATTTAGCAAAGCTAAAGTCATGCTTTTTAGCATACTCGCCTGCAATCTTTTCAACCTCTGCAAATCTCTCAGGGTGGCGTGGTGCGATGATCAAAAGATCGTTTTCTTTTAAATTTAAATTATCTAAAATCATCTCTTCTTCGCCAGTATGCGTGCTTGCTAGCACGATCACTCTAGCTTTTGGCTTTTCATAAATTTTACTCACACTTGGTAAAAACGCAGCTTTTATGTTGCCAACAACCTCTATTTCACCTGCTCCAAGCGACTTTAGCCGCTCTTTATCAAGCTCACTTTGGGCGTAAATTTTATCTATAAATTTAAAAAGATATCTGTAAAAAAAGCCAAATTTTAAGTAGCTTTTATAGCTTCTATCTGAAATTCTAGCGTTTATGAGGATCACGCGGCTGCCCTTTAGCTTTACCATGAAAACTAGCATAAGCCAAAGCTCAGCCTCAAAAATGACTAAAATTTTGCTCTTTTTTAGCCAAAATGGCAAGAAAATTTCAAATGGCAAAAACCTTGTGTTAGAGCAAATTTTACTCGCCGCTTCAAAGCCCGTATTTGTCACGACGCTTATGGCTTTGCTATCAAATTTTTGCATCAAAGGCTTAAGCGCTTGCACCTCGCCAAATGAGCAAGCGTGAAAATGCACATCTGCGTCTTGAAATTTTGGATTATTAAAGAGAAAAAAACGTGCTGGGATCGATCTATGATATTTTTTTTTGAAACTTAATAAAAGTAGAAAAATAGCCCCAAAAAAGTAGAGTATTGAGGCTAAAAAATAATATATTATTATCACGAAACGTGTTATTGCTCTTGTTTATATAAAATTCTGCCACAATGCGGACAAGTAACGATGTCTTCGCCTTTTACGACTGCAGAGAAAGTCTTATCATTTATCTGCATAAAGCAGCCGTAACAAGCTTGTTTTTTAACTGGCACAACGGCTGTGTTGTGAGCCCATTTTCTGATCTTTTCGTAAAATGCTAGGATTTTTTGGTTCATCGCAGCAACAAGTTTATCTTTTTTAGCATAAACCTCTTTGCGCTCTTTTTCGATCTTTTCAAGCTCAGATGAAACCTCGCTTTTTATCTTTTCTAAATTTCCTTCAAGCTCTGTTTTTTTGGCATTTAGCTCATCTTTTTGAGCATTTTTATTGTCTATTAGTTTTTCAAGTCTAGCAATCTCTTCATTTGCTGCTTCAAGTTGCTCTTTTGCGATATCTTCTTCAAGACCTAGCGCTTTTATCTCTTTTTCGCTTTTTGCGCTTGAGCTTTTTTTAGCTACATCTTTGATCTTTGCACTAAATTCTGCGATGTGAGCGTTTGTGCCTGATTTTTGTGATTTTAGATCATTTACCTCTTCGTCAAGTCTTTCTACATTAACCGCTATAGTTTCACACTCTTCTTCTATGCTTTTATAGGCTTTTTCTACTTCTTGTATGCGCGGCGTGAAACCATCTATTTGTTTGTCAAGATCAGATAATTCAACTAATTGTTGCAAATATTTATTCATAATGTTTCCTTTTTTGTTAGCAATATGTAAATGGGTTTTTAGAATTGCTTATTATAACTTCAATTTTTAGATTTTGCAAATATTTTGCTAAAAAATCACTAAAATAACGCTCGCTTTCATAGTGATTTATGTCGATCAAATTTAGTCCATTTTCCTTTGCGTAAAGGGCTTGGTGATACTTTAGATCGCCTGTTAAAAAGGCGTCTGCTTTGACATCTTGCATAAGATCTGCGCCGCTTCCAGTGCAGATGCAAATTTTAGAAATTTCATCTTTTGCATAAACTGCTCTTAAATTTTCAAGTCCAAGTTTTTCTTTTACAAATTTACAAAGCTCGCTAAATTTCATCTTCACATCAGCGTAGATCAAAAAGCCCTCTTTGCTTGAAATTTCAAGCCCCAAAACCTGCGTCACAAATTTCTCATTTAAAAAAGCAAGGTCGGCGTTTGTGTGAAGCGAGATGAGCGAGATATTTTTCATCATCATCTCTCTTATGAGTGAGCTTGGATAGAGGCTGTAGTCTAGGCACTTTAACCCTTTAAAAATGAGCGGATGGTGGGTGATGATGAGCGAGTTTGGCAAGACATTTTGCAAAAGCTCACTATCAAGATCAAGGCTTAGATAAATTCGCTCAAATTCGCTATCAAATGAGCCAACCTGCAGACCACTATTATCCCAAGACTCTTGGCTCGCAAATGGGCAAATTTCATCTAAGATTTTATAAATTTCAGCTATTTTCATCAAATTTTATTTTTACTCTAAGCTCTCTTTATATGTTAGCGCACACTCTTTTGCAAGCTCGCGAATTTTTAAAATGTAGTCTTGTCTTTGCGTCACGCTTATCGCTCCGCGCGCATCAAGGACGTTAAATGTATGAGCTGCAAGCATACAGTAGTCGTAAGCAGGCAGTGAAATTTTAGCCTCCAAGCAGCGTTTGCACTCGTTAAATGCGTTTTCAAACTGATTAAAGAGCATATCAATGTTTGCCACTTCGAAGTTATATTTGCTCCACTCATACTCGCCTTGTTTATGCACATCAGCGTAGGTTACGATGTTGCCATTAGAGTCGTCCCAAACGATGTCATAGACGCTATTTACATCTTGTAGATACATAGCTAAGCGCTCAAGACCGTATGTTATCTCACCAGATATGAGCTCGCAGGCTATGCCACCCACTTGTTGAAAATAGGTAAATTGCGTAATCTCCATGCCATCTAGCCAGACCTCCCAGCCAAGCCCCCAAGCGCCAAGTGTAGGGCTCTCCCAGTTATCTTCTACAAAGCGGATGTCGTGATTTTTCAAATTTAGACCAAGTCTTTCAAGGCTTTTTAGATAAAGCTCTTGGATATTTTCTGGGCTTGGTTTTATGAGCACCTGAAACTGATAGTAAGCGCCAAGGCGGTTTGGGTTTTCGCCGTATCTGCCATCAGTCGGACGGCGGCTTGGAGCTACGTATGCGGTCGCCCAGGGCTTTGGT
Above is a window of Campylobacter concisus DNA encoding:
- the ffh gene encoding signal recognition particle protein, yielding MFEQISESFRLAVSKIRFVDDEKALKNALDVLKKALLKADVHHKVTKDLLASIESELKQTGVGQKNFLDAIKSNLTTILTAPGNQGFVYAPVAPTIVLMAGLQGSGKTTTTIKLANYLKLRKKKVLVVACDLQRLAAVEQLRQLCVANEIDLFYIENENNPIKVAKEALEKAKSGLYDVLLVDTAGRLAIDEKLMQEIKDVKNAINPHEIFYVADAMSGQDAVKTATSFNEILGISGVILSKFDSDSKGGVAISIAKQLNIPLRFVGTGEKVADIESFIPDRIVSRIMGEGDLATLVEKTSTIIDEKEAKRLNQKIKKGQFNFNDFLDQMESVKKLGSMKSLMGMIPGLSNIANQIKDIDLDNSKEILHIKAMINSMTQKERENPDLLNNSRKRRLAAGSGLSQVEVNRFLKQFENASKLAKKFSGKGGAKGLANMLSQANLKRPV
- a CDS encoding RluA family pseudouridine synthase → MSEEKAYKILAKQKNISNNEAKELIDSGLVYAKGQKVMIARALMSENTKFSVEEMPKPSVIFEDENLIAINKPAAVTSEKISQIYKFPLLHRLDKDTSGVLLLVKNDEFASLAINEFKKMKVEKIYVAAVRGIMSEEVVVNEPILTIKNKNGAFSKISKDGKEAISEISPLMVAGKKTLVKVVIKTGRTHQIRVHLASLNLPIVGDEKYGKNRANRMFLHAYSIALLDYKFKAPIPREFNSLGFELSNKFEI
- the waaA gene encoding lipid IV(A) 3-deoxy-D-manno-octulosonic acid transferase, coding for MIIIYYFLASILYFFGAIFLLLLSFKKKYHRSIPARFFLFNNPKFQDADVHFHACSFGEVQALKPLMQKFDSKAISVVTNTGFEAASKICSNTRFLPFEIFLPFWLKKSKILVIFEAELWLMLVFMVKLKGSRVILINARISDRSYKSYLKFGFFYRYLFKFIDKIYAQSELDKERLKSLGAGEIEVVGNIKAAFLPSVSKIYEKPKARVIVLASTHTGEEEMILDNLNLKENDLLIIAPRHPERFAEVEKIAGEYAKKHDFSFAKFSQSHKFEAKVNLLDTLGELVNVYAISDIVVLGGSFMPNIGGHNPIECAQFNPVIISGEFIFNQKALFGLVENIYIAKASEIGGIIDGNAKKSKIAVQASADVIIEDIRSTL
- a CDS encoding zinc ribbon domain-containing protein, encoding MNKYLQQLVELSDLDKQIDGFTPRIQEVEKAYKSIEEECETIAVNVERLDEEVNDLKSQKSGTNAHIAEFSAKIKDVAKKSSSAKSEKEIKALGLEEDIAKEQLEAANEEIARLEKLIDNKNAQKDELNAKKTELEGNLEKIKSEVSSELEKIEKERKEVYAKKDKLVAAMNQKILAFYEKIRKWAHNTAVVPVKKQACYGCFMQINDKTFSAVVKGEDIVTCPHCGRILYKQEQ
- a CDS encoding Nif3-like dinuclear metal center hexameric protein; this translates as MKIAEIYKILDEICPFASQESWDNSGLQVGSFDSEFERIYLSLDLDSELLQNVLPNSLIITHHPLIFKGLKCLDYSLYPSSLIREMMMKNISLISLHTNADLAFLNEKFVTQVLGLEISSKEGFLIYADVKMKFSELCKFVKEKLGLENLRAVYAKDEISKICICTGSGADLMQDVKADAFLTGDLKYHQALYAKENGLNLIDINHYESERYFSDFLAKYLQNLKIEVIISNSKNPFTYC
- the glyQ gene encoding glycine--tRNA ligase subunit alpha, which codes for MTFSQIILTLQNYWQEQGCVILQPYDMPAGAGTYHQATFLRSLGPKPWATAYVAPSRRPTDGRYGENPNRLGAYYQFQVLIKPSPENIQELYLKSLERLGLNLKNHDIRFVEDNWESPTLGAWGLGWEVWLDGMEITQFTYFQQVGGIACELISGEITYGLERLAMYLQDVNSVYDIVWDDSNGNIVTYADVHKQGEYEWSKYNFEVANIDMLFNQFENAFNECKRCLEAKISLPAYDYCMLAAHTFNVLDARGAISVTQRQDYILKIRELAKECALTYKESLE